The following are encoded in a window of Paraburkholderia hospita genomic DNA:
- the aroQ gene encoding type II 3-dehydroquinate dehydratase: MSFASVLVLNGPNLNLLGTREPTIYGAETLDDVARRCREAGQRLGLAIDFRQSNAEHQLIEWLHEVRTTQQGIVFNPAAYTHTSVAIADALSAIGKPVIEVHISNVHKREAFRHHSYVSAVADGVICGCGTQGYVLALERMAEILKLR; the protein is encoded by the coding sequence ATGAGTTTTGCGTCGGTGCTGGTTTTGAATGGCCCCAATCTCAACTTGCTTGGCACGCGAGAGCCGACGATCTACGGCGCGGAAACGCTCGACGATGTTGCGCGTCGCTGCCGCGAGGCAGGACAAAGACTCGGTCTTGCGATTGATTTTCGGCAGTCGAATGCCGAGCATCAGTTGATCGAATGGCTTCACGAAGTGCGTACGACGCAGCAGGGGATTGTGTTTAATCCTGCGGCTTACACGCATACTTCGGTGGCGATTGCGGATGCGCTGTCGGCGATTGGAAAGCCAGTGATTGAGGTGCATATCTCTAATGTTCACAAACGTGAAGCGTTTCGGCATCACTCGTATGTGTCCGCTGTCGCGGATGGGGTTATTTGTGGGTGTGGTACTCAGGGATATGTGCTCGCTCTGGAAAGGATGGCGGAGATTTTGAAGTTGAGGTGA
- a CDS encoding NAD(P)/FAD-dependent oxidoreductase, with protein sequence MQSYYEATVERPVRPALAGNLSANVCIVGGGLAGLSTALGLAERGVRDVVVVEANQVGYGASGRNGGFVFGGYSLDCADLLKILGPARARELYALTIDAVDLMRARIERYAIACDATDAGVILANWFDDPSRLDGQRRLMKETFGVEWEPLGAAELGARLKTTRYHGGLFERNAFHFHPLKYVLGVARAAEAAGVRIVEQSPVASLRRQGGGFVVGTAQGSIDARHVVMAGGGYARNVYRRVERAVLPIATYVMATEPLGARLADAIDCRSAVYDTRFAFDYYRPLPDTRILWGGRISILEREPEAIARLLRRDLLKVYPQLRDVRVDHAWGGLMSYARHKMPQIGQSADGVWYAVGFGGHGMAPTTVSGELLAAAIAGERPVPDAFAAFGLTHTFGALGLAAAQLTYTAMQTRDALADRSRRSG encoded by the coding sequence ATGCAAAGCTACTACGAAGCGACCGTCGAGCGGCCCGTGCGCCCTGCACTGGCCGGAAACCTGAGCGCGAACGTCTGCATCGTCGGCGGCGGGCTGGCGGGCCTGTCGACGGCGCTCGGACTGGCCGAGCGCGGCGTGCGCGACGTCGTCGTGGTCGAAGCGAACCAGGTTGGCTATGGCGCGTCGGGCCGCAACGGCGGTTTCGTGTTCGGCGGCTACAGTCTCGACTGCGCGGACCTGCTGAAGATTCTCGGCCCGGCGCGGGCGCGCGAACTGTACGCGCTGACGATCGACGCCGTCGACCTGATGCGCGCGCGCATCGAGCGCTACGCGATCGCCTGCGACGCGACGGACGCGGGCGTGATCCTCGCGAACTGGTTCGACGACCCGTCGCGCCTCGACGGCCAGCGCCGACTGATGAAAGAAACGTTCGGCGTCGAATGGGAGCCGCTCGGCGCCGCCGAACTCGGTGCGCGGCTGAAAACCACGCGCTATCACGGCGGGCTGTTCGAGCGCAATGCGTTTCACTTTCATCCGCTGAAGTACGTGCTGGGTGTCGCGCGCGCGGCGGAAGCGGCCGGCGTGCGGATCGTCGAGCAGTCGCCAGTCGCGTCGCTGCGCAGGCAAGGCGGCGGGTTCGTGGTCGGGACGGCGCAAGGATCGATCGACGCCAGGCATGTCGTGATGGCGGGCGGTGGCTATGCGCGCAACGTTTATCGACGCGTCGAGCGCGCCGTCCTGCCGATTGCGACCTACGTGATGGCGACCGAGCCGCTCGGCGCGCGGCTCGCCGATGCCATCGACTGCCGCAGCGCCGTCTACGACACGCGCTTCGCGTTCGACTACTACCGGCCATTGCCCGACACGCGCATTCTGTGGGGCGGACGCATCTCGATCCTGGAACGCGAGCCCGAGGCGATTGCGCGGCTGCTGCGCCGCGATCTGCTGAAGGTGTATCCGCAGTTGCGCGACGTGCGCGTCGACCATGCGTGGGGCGGCCTGATGAGCTACGCGCGGCACAAGATGCCGCAGATCGGCCAGAGCGCGGACGGCGTCTGGTACGCGGTCGGCTTCGGCGGACATGGGATGGCGCCGACCACGGTGTCGGGCGAACTGCTGGCGGCGGCGATCGCGGGCGAGCGGCCCGTGCCTGACGCGTTCGCGGCCTTCGGCCTCACGCACACGTTCGGTGCGCTGGGCCTCGCCGCTGCGCAGCTGACATACACGGCGATGCAGACGCGCGATGCGCTCGCGGACCGTTCGCGGCGCTCGGGCTGA
- a CDS encoding TetR/AcrR family transcriptional regulator, which yields MKKGSRAIAPEHNETPNEPSEPRRKYDPEETKRNILEVATQEFSSMGLTGARVDAIAERTNTTKRMLYYYFGSKEGLYEAVLEKVYGDIRALEQDLKVSDMSPVDGLRSLVEFTFDYHDKHRDFVRLVTIENIHGAKYIEQVKTFKNRNATVIHTIEDLLARGVASGDFRDDIDPIDLHLLISSLCFHRIANRHTFGNAFGRDPSHSRLRARHRAMIVDATLRFVKR from the coding sequence ATGAAAAAGGGAAGCCGAGCTATCGCGCCCGAGCATAACGAGACCCCGAACGAACCCTCCGAACCACGGCGCAAATACGATCCCGAAGAGACGAAGCGCAACATCCTCGAGGTGGCCACGCAGGAGTTTTCGTCGATGGGACTCACGGGTGCGCGTGTCGACGCGATTGCGGAGCGCACCAACACTACGAAGCGCATGCTGTACTACTACTTCGGCAGCAAGGAAGGGTTGTATGAGGCCGTGCTCGAGAAGGTGTATGGCGATATTCGCGCGCTTGAGCAGGACCTGAAGGTCAGCGACATGAGCCCTGTCGACGGGCTGCGTAGTCTCGTTGAGTTTACGTTTGACTATCATGATAAACATCGCGACTTCGTGCGTCTCGTGACGATCGAGAATATTCACGGTGCGAAGTATATCGAGCAGGTTAAGACCTTCAAGAATCGTAATGCGACGGTGATTCATACTATTGAAGATCTTCTTGCGAGGGGAGTTGCTTCAGGGGATTTTCGTGACGATATTGATCCGATTGATCTGCATCTGTTGATCAGTTCGTTGTGCTTTCATCGGATTGCCAATCGGCATACGTTTGGGAATGCGTTTGGGCGGGACCCCTCTCATTCAAGGCTTAGGGCGCGGCATCGCGCTATGATTGTTGATGCTACTTTGAGGTTTGTTAAGAGGTAG
- a CDS encoding transglycosylase domain-containing protein, with amino-acid sequence MNRPLRFPLRAIGTTSAWKWFKWLFFASFLVAVALGVRFVQIEMDTSRLQARYLSEMTRDVGFTVSEGPSDNIRFPTDGPYDIRLGYALLPAFERRLKERGFSVASQARDSERMASLADDGLFIPYEEKDQAGLMLYDSTGTRLFGSQYPARVYDDFESVPPLVVSALLFIEDRHLLDPDQPNRNPAIDWGRFSRALMDQGLRVFNHAQAQPGGSTLATQIEKFRHSPGGRTATPKEKLRQIASASVRAYLDGPRTMPAREQIVVRYLNSVPLAAQPGIGEINGIGDGLTAWYGRDFAEVNRVLKAPSTPDNLAEQGLAFRQVLSLMIAQRGPSHFLLRKNDDLNALTESYLRLFATNGVITPQLRDAALSQQLVLTRAKLAPPEGSFVERKAVTSLRTHLLSSLGVSTLYDLDRLDVRVTSTMNNKVQQAISDRLAAATTKDGAQAAGLYGFNMLQPKDDPSKIALSFTLFEKRDGANLLRVQTDSVNRPFDINSGARLNLGSTAKLRTIITYLQIMQDLHARYGQMSVEELRAVKPEREDALTRWAVDYFMHTKDQSLSAMLDASVERKYSANAGETFFTGGGAQTFTNFEADENSRILTVHQAFQHSVNLVFVRMMRDIVHYETIRTSGPSSQWLDDPATRNMYLTRFADQESRVYMNRFYTKYHGKTQDEMLAILLRGVRKSPPKIATVLRSVRPDGSQAWFNDQMRAALKNTPKANPPDDALAKLYEKYAIDKFNLNDRAYISSVHPLELWLVDYLREHPDANANQVMDASRDVRADSYKWLFKTRYHATQDRRIRRMVEQHAYDAIARSWQALGYPFSHLTPSYAAAIGASGDRPAALAQLIGVIVNKGNQAPTQSLSELEFAKGTPYETRFVPATPQPTEAISPEIARVAQTLLRDVVAGGTARRLAGGITFPNGKTLEVYGKTGTGDQRLNIYAKGRRLIESRKVNRTATFVFAIGDRFFGSLTAVVHEPYAKRYDFTSALAVQLLKSMAPELQPLLDEPASKDTPKVAASTGPKVQ; translated from the coding sequence ATGAATCGGCCACTACGGTTTCCGCTACGCGCAATCGGTACCACGTCCGCCTGGAAGTGGTTCAAGTGGCTCTTTTTTGCCTCGTTTCTGGTGGCCGTCGCCCTCGGCGTGCGCTTTGTCCAGATCGAAATGGACACGTCGCGCTTGCAGGCACGCTATCTGTCGGAGATGACGCGCGACGTCGGGTTTACCGTCTCCGAGGGCCCCAGCGACAACATCCGCTTTCCCACCGACGGCCCCTACGACATCCGCCTCGGCTACGCGCTTCTTCCAGCATTCGAACGCCGTTTGAAAGAACGCGGCTTCTCGGTCGCGTCGCAGGCGCGCGATTCGGAACGCATGGCGTCGCTCGCCGACGACGGCCTTTTCATTCCCTACGAAGAAAAGGACCAGGCGGGACTGATGCTGTATGACTCGACGGGCACGCGCCTGTTCGGCTCGCAGTATCCCGCGCGTGTGTATGACGATTTCGAGTCAGTGCCGCCGCTGGTGGTGTCGGCGCTGCTGTTCATCGAAGACCGCCATCTGCTCGACCCCGACCAGCCGAACCGCAATCCCGCCATCGACTGGGGACGCTTCAGCCGCGCGCTGATGGATCAGGGCCTGCGGGTCTTCAACCACGCCCAGGCGCAGCCCGGCGGCAGCACGCTCGCCACGCAGATCGAGAAGTTCCGCCATTCGCCCGGCGGCCGCACGGCGACGCCGAAGGAAAAGCTGCGGCAGATCGCGTCGGCGTCAGTGCGCGCGTATCTCGACGGCCCGCGCACGATGCCCGCGCGCGAGCAGATCGTCGTGCGCTATCTGAACTCGGTGCCGCTCGCCGCGCAGCCCGGCATCGGCGAGATCAACGGTATCGGCGACGGGCTCACGGCGTGGTACGGCCGCGATTTCGCCGAAGTTAACCGAGTGCTGAAAGCGCCGTCCACGCCCGACAATCTCGCCGAACAGGGCCTCGCGTTCCGTCAGGTGCTGTCGCTGATGATCGCGCAGCGCGGGCCGTCGCATTTCCTGCTGCGCAAGAACGACGATCTCAATGCTCTGACGGAAAGCTATCTGCGCCTGTTTGCCACGAATGGCGTGATTACTCCGCAACTGCGCGACGCCGCGCTGTCGCAACAACTCGTGCTGACGCGCGCGAAGCTCGCGCCGCCCGAAGGCTCGTTCGTCGAGCGCAAGGCGGTGACGTCGCTGCGCACGCATCTGCTATCGTCGCTTGGCGTGTCGACGCTGTACGACCTCGACCGGCTCGATGTGCGCGTCACGTCGACGATGAACAACAAGGTCCAGCAGGCCATCAGCGACCGGCTCGCCGCCGCGACGACGAAAGATGGTGCGCAGGCGGCCGGCCTCTATGGCTTCAACATGCTGCAACCGAAGGACGACCCGTCGAAGATCGCCCTCAGCTTCACGCTGTTCGAAAAGCGCGACGGCGCGAACCTGTTACGCGTGCAGACGGACAGCGTGAACCGTCCGTTCGATATCAACTCCGGCGCGCGCCTGAATCTCGGCTCGACGGCCAAGCTGCGTACGATCATCACGTATCTGCAGATCATGCAGGACCTGCATGCGCGCTATGGGCAAATGAGCGTCGAAGAACTGCGCGCCGTGAAGCCCGAGCGCGAAGACGCGTTGACGCGCTGGGCCGTCGATTACTTCATGCACACGAAGGACCAATCGCTTAGCGCGATGCTCGATGCGTCGGTCGAGCGCAAGTATTCGGCCAACGCAGGCGAAACCTTCTTTACGGGCGGCGGCGCGCAAACCTTCACGAACTTCGAGGCCGACGAGAACTCGCGCATCCTCACCGTACATCAGGCTTTCCAGCATTCGGTGAATCTCGTGTTCGTGCGGATGATGCGCGACATCGTCCACTACGAAACGATCAGGACGTCCGGCCCGTCGTCGCAATGGCTCGACGATCCCGCCACGCGCAACATGTATCTGACGCGCTTCGCGGATCAGGAAAGCCGCGTGTACATGAACCGCTTCTACACGAAGTATCACGGCAAGACGCAGGATGAGATGCTCGCGATCCTGCTGCGCGGCGTGCGCAAGTCGCCGCCCAAAATAGCGACCGTGCTGCGCAGCGTGCGGCCGGACGGATCGCAGGCCTGGTTCAACGACCAGATGCGCGCCGCGTTGAAGAACACGCCCAAAGCGAACCCGCCCGACGACGCGCTCGCGAAGCTCTACGAGAAGTACGCCATCGACAAGTTCAATCTGAACGACCGCGCGTATATTTCGAGCGTGCATCCGCTGGAGCTGTGGCTCGTCGACTATCTGCGCGAGCATCCCGACGCGAACGCGAACCAGGTGATGGATGCGAGCCGCGACGTGCGCGCGGATTCGTACAAGTGGCTCTTCAAGACGCGCTATCACGCGACGCAGGATCGGCGCATTCGCCGCATGGTCGAGCAGCATGCGTACGATGCGATTGCCAGATCATGGCAGGCGCTCGGCTATCCGTTCTCGCATCTGACGCCATCGTATGCGGCTGCGATCGGCGCATCGGGCGACCGGCCCGCGGCGCTCGCGCAGCTGATCGGCGTGATCGTGAACAAGGGCAATCAGGCGCCGACGCAAAGCCTGTCCGAACTCGAGTTCGCGAAGGGCACGCCGTACGAAACGCGCTTCGTGCCCGCGACGCCGCAGCCTACGGAAGCCATCTCGCCGGAGATCGCGCGGGTCGCGCAGACGCTGTTGCGCGACGTCGTCGCGGGCGGTACGGCGAGGCGTCTCGCGGGCGGCATCACGTTTCCGAACGGCAAGACGCTGGAGGTCTACGGCAAAACGGGGACGGGCGATCAACGCCTGAACATCTACGCGAAAGGGCGCAGGCTGATCGAGTCGCGCAAGGTCAATCGCACGGCGACCTTCGTATTCGCGATCGGCGACCGCTTCTTCGGCTCGCTGACGGCTGTCGTACACGAACCGTATGCGAAGCGCTACGACTTCACGAGCGCGCTGGCCGTGCAATTGCTGAAGTCGATGGCGCCCGAGTTGCAGCCGCTGCTCGACGAACCTGCTTCGAAAGACACGCCGAAAGTGGCTGCAAGCACGGGGCCGAAGGTTCAATAA